In Planctomycetia bacterium, one DNA window encodes the following:
- the rpmG gene encoding 50S ribosomal protein L33, producing MAKANKREYVWLECTESGDLNYRTQVNVQQGIPEKLKGGLKKYCPRLRKHTLHKLKRK from the coding sequence ATGGCAAAGGCAAACAAACGGGAATACGTCTGGCTGGAATGCACCGAGTCGGGCGATCTGAACTATCGCACGCAGGTGAACGTGCAGCAGGGCATCCCGGAAAAGCTCAAGGGCGGTCTGAAGAAGTATTGCCCGCGTCTGCGAAAGCACACGCTCCACAAGCTCAAGAGGAAGTAG
- the tuf gene encoding elongation factor Tu codes for MAKEKFERTKPHVNVGTIGHVDHGKTTLTAAITAAQAAKGLAKFKAYDEVAKASEKDGRRDPTKILTIATSHVEYESEKRHYAHVDCPGHADYVKNMITGAAQMDGAILVVSAADGPMPQTREHVLLARQVNVPALVVFLNKIDLLDDPELLDLVELEIRELLNKYDFPGDKTPIIRGQANAALNNPKDPKATECITKLMEALDTFIPEPVRESDKPFLMPVEDVFSIKGRGTVGTGRIERGVIKVGEEVEIIGLAKETRKCVVTGVEMFNKTLDEGHPGDNVGLLLRGIEKNELERGQVMAKPGSITPHTKFEAEVYVLTKEEGGRHTPFFNNYRPQLYVRTTDVTGSLKLLGGAEMCMPGDNVTLEVELISPIALEEGVRFAVREGGRTVGSGVVTKIIA; via the coding sequence ATGGCCAAGGAAAAATTTGAACGAACAAAACCCCACGTCAACGTCGGCACCATCGGCCACGTCGACCACGGAAAGACCACGTTGACGGCTGCCATCACCGCCGCGCAGGCCGCGAAGGGTCTGGCGAAGTTCAAGGCGTACGACGAAGTCGCCAAGGCGTCGGAAAAGGACGGGCGCCGCGATCCGACGAAGATTCTGACCATCGCGACGAGCCACGTCGAATACGAGTCGGAAAAGCGTCACTACGCGCACGTTGACTGCCCCGGTCACGCCGATTACGTGAAGAACATGATCACCGGCGCCGCCCAGATGGACGGTGCGATTCTGGTGGTCAGCGCCGCCGACGGCCCGATGCCCCAGACGCGCGAGCACGTCCTGCTGGCCCGCCAAGTCAACGTGCCGGCGCTCGTCGTGTTCCTCAACAAAATCGACCTGCTCGACGATCCCGAACTGCTGGATCTCGTCGAGCTTGAAATCCGCGAGCTGCTCAACAAGTACGACTTCCCGGGCGACAAGACGCCGATCATTCGCGGTCAGGCCAACGCGGCTCTGAACAATCCGAAGGATCCGAAGGCGACCGAGTGCATCACCAAGCTGATGGAAGCGCTCGACACCTTCATCCCCGAGCCGGTCCGCGAGTCGGACAAGCCGTTCCTGATGCCCGTTGAAGACGTCTTCAGCATCAAGGGGCGTGGTACGGTCGGTACCGGTCGCATCGAACGCGGCGTCATCAAGGTCGGCGAAGAAGTTGAAATCATCGGCCTCGCCAAGGAGACGCGCAAGTGCGTTGTCACCGGCGTCGAAATGTTCAACAAGACGCTCGACGAAGGCCACCCCGGCGACAACGTCGGTCTGCTCCTTCGCGGCATTGAAAAGAACGAACTCGAGCGCGGCCAGGTCATGGCCAAACCCGGCTCGATCACCCCGCACACCAAGTTCGAGGCCGAGGTGTACGTGCTGACCAAGGAGGAAGGCGGTCGTCACACGCCGTTCTTCAACAATTACCGTCCGCAGCTTTACGTGCGCACGACCGACGTGACCGGCAGCCTGAAACTGCTGGGCGGCGCGGAAATGTGCATGCCCGGCGACAACGTGACCCTCGAGGTCGAGTTGATTTCGCCGATCGCCCTGGAAGAAGGCGTGCGGTTCGCCGTGCGCGAGGGTGGCCGCACGGTCGGTTCGGGTGTCGTCACGAAGATCATCGCCTAG